A DNA window from Hordeum vulgare subsp. vulgare chromosome 1H, MorexV3_pseudomolecules_assembly, whole genome shotgun sequence contains the following coding sequences:
- the LOC123412932 gene encoding F-box/FBD/LRR-repeat protein At1g13570-like isoform X2 codes for MDHGSSPTKVRKSVVDEDFISNLPEALKDKILCCLPIKEAVGTCLLSRSWRYTWASMTELMFRRADFASGNGNADDDTCRFLKFTDMFLFLHNGPILKFGLNTIENEMVSTGGHLSRWMLMLSRNKIKEIQLWTSIRDSYKIPSCFFSCHELEYVYLRACFFTSLQLPPLSKGFKQLRTLRLEYVSVQGSSLEDLVASCPNLEKLSICRLCSKSNINIRSTKLKMLTIEGRFIHLNLHAPYLTSVWIGLELKSDTDGALTARCNFNLSPFIASLSDVETIRFHGQILEPRLFNRLTEISLEINLGNLKQANFALSLFQHAPNLRLVKLKFISRNSVVPTVHFWESLNRDVCLFQNVDVVSLFNFTGSFAELAFLKLLLEDAPVLRKVRISDKGLDKDVLKNLLMMRRASRDAEILIL; via the exons ATGGACCATGGGAGTTCCCCAACGAAGGTACGTAAGTCTGTTGTGGATGAAGATTTCATCAGCAATCTACCGGAAGCTCTCAAAGACAAAATCCTATGCTGTCTGCCAATAAAAGAAGCTGTTGGAACTTGCCTCTTGTCAAGGAGTTGGAGGTACACATGGGCTTCAATGACCGAACTGATGTTCAGGAGAGCTGATTTTGCTTCAGGAAATGGCAATGCAGACGATGACACATGCAGATTTCTTAAGTTCACTGATATGTTTCTCTTCCTCCACAACGGTCCAATTCTGAAATTTGGCCTGAATACCATAGAGAATGAAATGGTATCCACTGGAGGACACCTTTCCCGTTGGATGCTTATGCTGTCAAGAAATAAGATTAAGGAGATTCAACTTTGGACAAGTATACGTGACAGTTACAAGatcccttcttgtttcttctCCTGCCATGAACTAGAATATGTATATCTGCGAGCTTGTTTTTTCACTAGTTTACAGTTGCCACCTCTATCTAAAGGCTTCAAACAATTGCGTACTCTTCGTCTGGAATATGTCAGCGTGCAAGGAAGCAGTTTAGAGGATTTAGTAGCGAGTTGCCCGAATTTGGAGAAACTTAGTATTTGTAGATTGTGCAGCAAATCCAATATCAATATTCGTTCAACAAAGCTCAAGATGCTAACAATTGAAGGCCGGTTTATACACCTCAATCTGCATGCTCCTTATCTTACTTCTGTATGGATTGGACTGGAACTGAAATCTGACACAGATGGTGCTTTGACGGCCAGATGCAACTTCAATCTTTCTCCATTTATTGCTTCTCTTTCTGATGTTGAGACTATTAGGTTTCATGGACAGATCCTTGAG CCAAGATTATTCAACCGGCTGACAGAGATAAGCCTGGAGATCAATCTCGGTAATCTCAAGCAAGCAAATTTTGCCTTGTCCTTATTTCAGCATGCCCCCAACCTACGACTTGTCAAACTAAAG TTTATTTCCAGGAATTCCGTGGTACCAACGGTGCATTTCTGGGAATCATTAAACCGTGATGTCTGTCTCTTCCAGAACGTTGATGTAGTTAGTCTGTTCAACTTTACTGGCTCCTTTGCAGAGCTAGCCTTCTTGAAACTTCTACTTGAAGATGCACCGGTGTTAAGAAAAGTGAGAATAAGCGACAAGGGATTGGACAAAGATGTCCTAAAAAATCTTCTGATGATGAGAAGAGCATCAAGGGATGCAGAAATATTGATTCTTTGA
- the LOC123412932 gene encoding F-box/FBD/LRR-repeat protein At1g13570-like isoform X1, with protein sequence MDHGSSPTKVRKSVVDEDFISNLPEALKDKILCCLPIKEAVGTCLLSRSWRYTWASMTELMFRRADFASGNGNADDDTCRFLKFTDMFLFLHNGPILKFGLNTIENEMVSTGGHLSRWMLMLSRNKIKEIQLWTSIRDSYKIPSCFFSCHELEYVYLRACFFTSLQLPPLSKGFKQLRTLRLEYVSVQGSSLEDLVASCPNLEKLSICRLCSKSNINIRSTKLKMLTIEGRFIHLNLHAPYLTSVWIGLELKSDTDGALTARCNFNLSPFIASLSDVETIRFHGQILECVEHEFLILKQPRLFNRLTEISLEINLGNLKQANFALSLFQHAPNLRLVKLKFISRNSVVPTVHFWESLNRDVCLFQNVDVVSLFNFTGSFAELAFLKLLLEDAPVLRKVRISDKGLDKDVLKNLLMMRRASRDAEILIL encoded by the exons ATGGACCATGGGAGTTCCCCAACGAAGGTACGTAAGTCTGTTGTGGATGAAGATTTCATCAGCAATCTACCGGAAGCTCTCAAAGACAAAATCCTATGCTGTCTGCCAATAAAAGAAGCTGTTGGAACTTGCCTCTTGTCAAGGAGTTGGAGGTACACATGGGCTTCAATGACCGAACTGATGTTCAGGAGAGCTGATTTTGCTTCAGGAAATGGCAATGCAGACGATGACACATGCAGATTTCTTAAGTTCACTGATATGTTTCTCTTCCTCCACAACGGTCCAATTCTGAAATTTGGCCTGAATACCATAGAGAATGAAATGGTATCCACTGGAGGACACCTTTCCCGTTGGATGCTTATGCTGTCAAGAAATAAGATTAAGGAGATTCAACTTTGGACAAGTATACGTGACAGTTACAAGatcccttcttgtttcttctCCTGCCATGAACTAGAATATGTATATCTGCGAGCTTGTTTTTTCACTAGTTTACAGTTGCCACCTCTATCTAAAGGCTTCAAACAATTGCGTACTCTTCGTCTGGAATATGTCAGCGTGCAAGGAAGCAGTTTAGAGGATTTAGTAGCGAGTTGCCCGAATTTGGAGAAACTTAGTATTTGTAGATTGTGCAGCAAATCCAATATCAATATTCGTTCAACAAAGCTCAAGATGCTAACAATTGAAGGCCGGTTTATACACCTCAATCTGCATGCTCCTTATCTTACTTCTGTATGGATTGGACTGGAACTGAAATCTGACACAGATGGTGCTTTGACGGCCAGATGCAACTTCAATCTTTCTCCATTTATTGCTTCTCTTTCTGATGTTGAGACTATTAGGTTTCATGGACAGATCCTTGAG TGCGTAGAACATGAATTTCTGATTCTCAAGCAGCCAAGATTATTCAACCGGCTGACAGAGATAAGCCTGGAGATCAATCTCGGTAATCTCAAGCAAGCAAATTTTGCCTTGTCCTTATTTCAGCATGCCCCCAACCTACGACTTGTCAAACTAAAG TTTATTTCCAGGAATTCCGTGGTACCAACGGTGCATTTCTGGGAATCATTAAACCGTGATGTCTGTCTCTTCCAGAACGTTGATGTAGTTAGTCTGTTCAACTTTACTGGCTCCTTTGCAGAGCTAGCCTTCTTGAAACTTCTACTTGAAGATGCACCGGTGTTAAGAAAAGTGAGAATAAGCGACAAGGGATTGGACAAAGATGTCCTAAAAAATCTTCTGATGATGAGAAGAGCATCAAGGGATGCAGAAATATTGATTCTTTGA